A DNA window from Setaria viridis chromosome 2, Setaria_viridis_v4.0, whole genome shotgun sequence contains the following coding sequences:
- the LOC117846225 gene encoding protein LATERAL BRANCHING OXIDOREDUCTASE 1: MVHEAQRKLVQEVAAGCLGGAPPTKYVLREEDRPTSGVTATDLEFPTVDLRRLADPADVEEASKLRSALQSWGLFAVSGHGIPGALLDDLLAAAREFFYRPPEEKLRHTNVVDADGGERFQPEGYGVDRIDSDEQVLDWCDRLYLQVEPAEERRLQFWPSYPPSLRALLDEFTAKSGEQVARPMLGAMGRALGFREEVFVDRLGGERAATYARFTYYSPCPRPDLVNGVKPHTDSSVVTVLLLDPDVGGLQVLKDREWVNVPGLGHDLLVIVGDEMEIMSNGVFRAPMHRVVTSDKERVSLVMFYLPEPEKELEPVEELVDEARPAMYRKLKADTFADRFFDAFAAGERAIDFLKLRVQQEAAASTS; this comes from the coding sequence ATGGTGCACGAGGCTCAGAGGAAGCTGGTGCAAGAGGTGGCGGCCGGCTGCCTCGGCGGAGCGCCGCCCACCAAGTACGTCCTGAGGGAGGAGGACCGCCCGACGTCCGGCGTTACGGCGACCGACCTTGAGTTCCCCACGGTGGACCTGCGCCGCCTGGCCGACCCCGCCGACGTCGAGGAGGCCTCCAAGCTCCGGTCGGCGCTCCAGTCCTGGGGCCTCTTCGCGGTGTCCGGCCACGGCATCCCGGGCGCGCTCCTCGacgacctcctcgccgcggcgagGGAGTTCTTCTACCGGCCGCCGGAGGAGAAGCTACGACACACCAACGTGGtcgacgccgacggcggcgagcggttcCAGCCCGAGGGTTACGGCGTCGACCGCATCGACTCCGACGAGCAGGTACTCGACTGGTGCGACCGGCTCTACCTCCAGGTCGagccggcggaggagcggcggctcCAGTTCTGGCCCAGCTACCCGCCGTCGCTCCGGGCGCTGCTGGACGAGTTCACCGCCAAGAGCGGCGAGCAGGTGGCGAGGCCGATGCTCGGAGCCATGGGCAGGGCGCTGGGGTTCCGGGAGGAGGTCTTCGTCGACAGGCTCGGCGGCGAGAGGGCCGCCACGTACGCGCGGTTCACCTACTACTCGCCGTGCCCGCGCCCGGACCTCGTCAACGGGGTGAAGCCCCACACCGACAGCTCCGTCGTCACCGTGCTCCTCCTCGACCCCGACGTTGGCGGGCTCCAGGTGCTCAAGGACCGCGAGTGGGTCAACGTGCCCGGCCTCGGCCACGACCTTCTCGTCATCGTCGGCGACGAGATGGAAATCATGAGCAACGGGGTGTTCAGGGCGCCGATGCACCGCGTGGTGACGAGCGACAAGGAGAGGGTGTCGCTGGTCATGTTCTACCTGCCGGAGCCGGAGAAGGAACTGGAGCCCGTGGAGGAGCTCGTCGAcgaggcgcggccggcgatgtACAGGAAGCTCAAGGCGGATACCTTCGCCGATAGATTCTTCGACGCGTTCGCCGCCGGCGAACGGGCCATCGACTTCCTCAAGCTGAGGGtgcagcaggaggcggcggcatcCACCTCCTGA